In one Drosophila pseudoobscura strain MV-25-SWS-2005 chromosome X, UCI_Dpse_MV25, whole genome shotgun sequence genomic region, the following are encoded:
- the LOC6900521 gene encoding uncharacterized protein produces the protein MDPNRHHEYQTHHQQAVHQSMPPHHQPHPHPHPHPHPHPPHHQQQLHHPPQQPQHHLQQQQQQQQHPRGTTANSYGSHPPHPGGDEQRSRTALYMMNSSGGRGTGVGAPPQSVPQAGPTAAATATSSSDPHLQYYTSNRDLAAAKKLPQPPEPPHPSWSYKTGQSVPSPAPAAASGLRHHHGNPAMYPTSSQQQAAPAHSTAYWPPSDEQMHHQPQQHPPQQQQQRYSSYGPKAPPGGGTASGYGLEGFGTGQQPGQPQQIGGRPHPGYGPQPGYGTQPGYGPQPGVGGQPGYGTQPEYGLQPVVAGKPGYESHPGVGVGVGGQPDSRFGTQTGAGGYGTQPGVGGKAGGYGGAHSTQLPSTPTPPTATSTAQQHLSSHHQSLYMPMPQFSTEKFQTTVHNAIEKYVRETPAAGGGAGGGGAAAYGRSTGYGYGKTSSSSSSSALSSKPPAATSSATSYVKLEPEHALAATLPQPTRSSLYHNPYTTAQPPPPPPHSEAPQRERERDSSPAMAAVATPPHGYPTKYGKLLQQHGTGAGTGTGATPYSSYYHHGHHGTPSPAAGAVASPTPPAPPPPLASQLASVSASASSSSSGCSNTTTLQVYPHGPDICYQPVASAQTQSQGHPAAAAKKSPAVAKPNYRALINDMLKRNTASEQELNLQIIKKTLNMEPPPRNHVHALPAATRVIQQVAAPAPAPAPAPAPAPAPALYSPLDLSMRTVKQTADSTEYKYQRPHQTTEYKAALQPHLAGGVGGAAGGGGGGLGLPRFDITASFSAAANRGTSPAPTAVIRQAPATTVPHLPPVAAPAPAPAPVAPALVIKSLQQMRPSVLETNPYAKRQHQQQHQHQHLPPETSIIQVLPKPLPQLMELTPAPSPSPSPSQSPSPSPQHNSSNPNYLGRKRHLQEYNQAAAKQARLDAAMEAAVSAPVPVIAVNEQALAAKRERERERERERERERELQPEPSTSSSFSVMSMSVPMAVPKAEPRIRTKAELKGFTFTPPVLVTSTTPATNSVSVAPAPPPPVANLLPPPPAVTVAVARTPPNHQVTNHIQIKLEPAPPQATTNHPGGADLGLLEEDLGCKSSLLDCWGSTCNNLVEQLLSKAQPSPAGTPACGSSSIKLELSEDDLPVARILKRQPATAAAAAAAAAADGESAATTTTQVTTTTNGIGSSLDNGGGAQKKLSKVEREKKRLQQEQRIAARLAPKAGQSSSSESDTTELHRRTTERQKKPLLMRKGRARQRSLGGQTGKSSQQTGQSTAEDAAATATAVAVAVAGAGAVAGAGTVPEKGGSQPSTSEERESKKESAKREAVPPPSDGNKVKYEETGKAKGKAKQEQSQENSSSSDEEEEDEEEEEEDDQEEDEEEEAEVETEGRKKEKSGKTLTHKKQQQSNPPLKNRILNTMTRSKHRKELELQLANSKVLRNDKIIRNSTTKIKRKYVRKVVDSKKEMMVTRLRNKRGLDAAIDSNSSQQNGRTKLKGKQQQQQSAGGGPGKTKTSPQQQLYLEEYRYKVALKIPHRLISINRLNKVAASLPDMERRDISQELACFKSRGGAAGRTRTKAASKQHQENTPKSIIDVLHLRVTNGSSAATSIGKATVSVSAPASTNLQLHSETSQTSASNSLYEQPQQQQQLQPEAPQPPSSAETTGCLDDPSRRHFSIFDTKVLQSKTRTESKLQQRREIIREIFVGPERPASAPPECAQEAGGDHEEEAAISYQKYEEFLDQMNSIISANGNKLLARRTLIEDKQQQPSSATQCPHKRKYLRRKGSSGFDYIRKKKRPATSQQSHNQSSSHAPSNQHVLSEHNQSAADERLDDTDSTIAGSSHLPAKVKTEMDVLREIQKWVLNKGVGQSTMHKAARQGLIDVVVYCLDRMHMNPDQKDNAGYTPLHEACTQGWLEIARILLQFGANHSEAAQSGIRPLHGAIENDHEEVVRLLLSYGADPLLATYSGQTPLALASSKLMSGILSDHLSDAQSAAADIHPMRFQGPWDIFDAKEYGYDIFDNVPNTACDKSRALRRERKEVKQQQQQQQKFCSNVNGNGSVLLPAKKEEQQEESEKKVETTIKQNGEKSATKTGINVAAAGAGAVDATTTTTSAATAISTARMMVKMEPGTEEDERVEQQEDSNNNKNNNEAELNANVENNLVTSVVTVKNEVKKELDVDMDDVVMNIDRERERERERERERERNRLDDMDLAESETMDDSELNGDIFEFEEADVPLPPLYLLKDEGSDKWVLLNDLCNLLKVKSKDTLLNKLCPNNNNNNNNNTLANSQKQLLREFKIDDFLEKATCLQLLCAGEKLNMFSSSKVVLIKYNDSVKSLLGVKTILMKF, from the exons ATGGACCCCAACAGACATCACGAATATCAGACACATCATCAGCAGGCGGTGCACCAGTCAATGCCACCGCACCACCAaccacatccgcatccgcatccgcatccgcatccacatcctccgcatcaccagcagcagctgcaccaCCCACCACAGCAACCGCAACAccacctccagcagcagcagcagcagcagcagcatccgcgTGGCACCACCGCCAACAGCTATGGGTCGCATCCCCCGCATCCTGGGGGAGATGAGCAGCGCTCCCGAACGGCCCTCTACATGATGAACAGCAGCGGAGGCCGGGGGACGGGGGTGGGAGCACCCCCGCAGTCTGTGCCCCAGGCAGGGCCTACTGCGGCCGCCACGGCCACATCCTCAAGCGATCCGCATTTACAGTACTACACCTCCAATCGGGACCTGGCGGCAGCCAAGAAGCTGCCCCAGCCGCCGGAGCCGCCGCACCCCAGTTGGTCGTACAAGACCGGGCAGTCGGTGCCCTCGCCGGCGCCGGCAGCGGCCTCGGGACTGCGCCATCACCACGGGAATCCCGCCATGTACCccaccagcagccagcagcaggcggcgccGGCGCATAGCACGGCCTACTGGCCGCCATCGGACGAGCAGATGCACCatcagccgcagcagcatccgccgcaacagcagcagcagcggtacTCCTCCTACGGCCCGAAGGCACCGCCCGGCGGCGGCACTGCCTCGGGATACGGGCTGGAGGGATTCGGAACAGGACAGCAGCCAGGACAGCCCCAACAGATCGGTGGCAGGCCGCATCCCGGCTATGGCCCACAGCCCGGGTACGGGACACAGCCCGGCTACGGCCCACAGCCCGGAGTGGGGGGCCAGCCCGGATACGGGACTCAGCCGGAGTATGGCCTTCAGCCGGTGGTGGCCGGCAAGCCTGGCTACGAATCTCATCccggagtgggagtgggggtgggAGGACAGCCCGACAGCAGATTCGGCACCCAGACAGGGGCTGGCGGCTACGGCACACAGCCGGGAGTGGGCGGCAAGGCGGGGGGATATGGCGGGGCCCACAGCACGCAGCTCCCGTCCACGCCCACACCGCCCACAGCCACATCGACCGCCCAGCAGCACCTGTCGTCGCACCACCAGAGCCTGTACATGCCGATGCCGCAATTTAGCACGGAAAAGTTCCAGACGACGGTCCACAATGCCATCGAGAAGTACGTGCGGGAGACGCCGGCAGCAGGTgggggagcaggaggaggaggggcagcCGCCTATGGAAGGAGCACCGGCTATGGGTACGGCAagacctcctcctcctcctcctcctccgccctATCCTCCAAGCCTCCTGCCGCCACCTCCTCCGCCACGAGCTACGtgaagctggagccggagcacGCTCTGGCGGCGACCCTGCCGCAGCCCACGCGCTCCTCGCTGTACCACAATCCGTACACCACTgcgcagccgccgccgccgccgccgcactCCGAGGCGCCGCAGCGGGAGCGCGAGCGGGACTCCTCGCCGGCGATGGCCGCCGTGGCCACGCCCCCCCACGGCTATCCCACCAAATACGGGAAACTCCTGCAGCAGCACGGCACGGGAGCGGGCACGGGAACGGGCGCCACGCCGTACTCCTCGTACTACCACCACGGACACCACGGCACACCCTCGCCAGCGGCCGGAGCCGTGGCCTCGCCCACCCCGCCcgccccgccgccgccactcGCCAGCCAGCTGgcctccgtctccgcctccgcctcctcctccagcagcggctgcagcaaCACCACCACGCTCCAGGTCTACCCCCACGGACCGGACATCTGCTACCAGCCGGTGGCGTCTGCCCAAACCCAGAGTCAGGGGCATCCCGCGGCCGCGGCCAAGAAGTCGCCGGCGGTGGCGAAGCCCAATTACCGGGCGCTGATCAACGACATGCTGAAGCGGAACACCGCCAGCGAGCAGGAGCTCAATCTGCAGATCATCAAGAAGACCCTCAATATGGAGCCGCCGCCACGGAACCATGTCCATGCCCTTCCGGCGGCCACAAGGGTCATCCAACAGGTGGCGGCGCCGgcaccagcgccagcgccagccccagcaccTGCGCCAGCGCCTGCACTCTACTCCCCGCTGGATCTGTCCATGCGAACGGTGAAGCAGACGGCCGACTCAACGGAATACAAGTACCAGCGTCCCCACCAGACGACGGAGTACAAGGCCGCCCTGCAGCCGCATCTGGCGGGAGGAGTGGGAGGAGCCGCAGGAGGCGGGGGAGGAGGATTGGGTCTACCGAGATTCGACATCACAGCGAGCTTTTCGGCGGCAGCCAACCGGGGGACGAGTCCCGCGCCCACGGCTGTCATACGACAGGCCCCAGCCACAACAGTTCCTCATCTGCCGCCTGTGGCTGCTCCTGCCCCGGCGCCCGCCCCTGTGGCGCCTGCTTTGGTGATCAAATCCCTGCAGCAGATGCGTCCCAGCGTGCTGGAGACGAATCCATATGCCAAACgtcagcaccagcagcagcaccagcaccagcatctgCCCCCCGAGACGAGCATCATTCAGGTGCTGCCCAAACCCCTGCCGCAGCTGATGGAGCTCACGCCTGCGCCTTCGCCCTCTCCATCGCCCTCGCAGTCGCCATCGCCCAGCCCgcagcacaacagcagcaacccGAACTATCTGGGCCGGAAGCGGCATCTGCAGGAGTACAACCAGGCGGCGGCCAAGCAGGCGCGTCTGGATGCAGCCATGGAGGCGGCAGTGTCCGCCCCAGTGCCGGTGATAGCCGTCAACGAGCAGGCGCTGGCCGCCAAaagagagcgggagcgggagcgggagcgcgagagagagagggagagagagctgcaGCCCGAACCGAGCACGTCCTCATCCTTCTCCGtcatgtccatgtccgtgcCGATGGCTGTGCCCAAGGCAGAGCCACGCATCCGTACAAAGGCGGAGCTGAAGGGATTCACGTTCACGCCGCCCGTGCTGGTCACCTCAACGACTCCTGCCACCAATTCAGTATCAGTAGCGCCTGCGCCCCCGCCACCAGTGGCCAACCtcctgccgccgccacctgcagtcacagtcgcagtcgcccGGACGCCGCCGAACCACCAGGTGACGAACCACATACAAATCAAGCTGGAACCGGCACCACCTCAGGCGACCACCAACCATCCGGGAGGAGCAGATCTCGGTCTCCTCGAGGAGGATCTGGGCTGCAAAAGCAGCCTCCTGGACTGCTGGGGCAGCACCTGCAACAACCTGGTGGAGCAGCTGCTCAGCaaagcccagcccagcccggCGGGGACTCCGGcatgcggcagcagcagcatcaagcTGGAGCTCAGCGAAGATGATCTCCCCGTGGCACGGATCCTCAAGCGgcagccagcaacagcagcagcagcggcagccgcagccgcagcagatgGGGAATCAGCGGCCACCACAACCACCCAagtgacgacgacgacgaatgGCATCGGCTCCTCCCTGGACAACGGCGGGGGGGCCCAGAAGAAGCTGAGCAAAGTGGAGCGGGAGAAGAagcggctgcagcaggagcagaggaTCGCGGCCAGGCTGGCGCCGAAGGCGGGCCAGAGCAGCTCATCGGAGAGCGACACCACGGAGCTGCACAGGCGGACCACCGAGCGGCAGAAGAAGCCGCTGCTCATGCGGAAGGGCCGTGCGCGGCAGAGGTCTCTGGGTGGCCAGACGGGCAAGAGCAGCCAGCAGACGGGCCAAAGCACCGCCGAGGATGCAGccgcaacggcaacggcagtggcagtggcagtggcaggggcaggggcagtggcaggggcagggacagtgCCAGAGAAGGGTGGCAGCCAACCCTCCACCAGCGAGGAGAGGGAGTCCAAGAAGGAGTCCGCAAAGCGGGAGGCAGTGCCGCCTCCGTCCGACGGCAACAAAGTGAAGTACGAGGAGACGGGAAAGGCCAAGGGCAAGGccaagcaggagcagagccaggagaacagcagctccagcgacgaggaggaggaggacgaggaggaggaggaggaagacgaccaggaggaggacgaagaagaggaggcggaggtggagacGGAGGGAAGGAAGAAGGAGAAATCAGGCAAGACTCTGACCcacaaaaagcaacagcagtcgAATCCCCCCCTCAAGAACCGCATCCTGAACACGATGACCCGCTCGAAGCATCgcaaggagctggagctgcagctggccaACAGCAAGGTGCTGCGCAACGACAAGATCATCCGCAACTCCACCACGAAGATCAAGCGGAAGTACGTGCGCAAGGTGGTCGACAGCAAGAAGGAGATGATGGTCACCCGTCTGCGGAACAAGCGCGGCCTGGACGCGGCCATCGACTCGAACAGCAGCCAACAGAACGGCCGAACGAAGCTCAAggggaagcagcagcaacagcagtccGCAGGAGGAGGTCCTGGCAAGACCAAGACCtcgccacagcagcaactgtACCTGGAGGAGTATCGCTACAAGGTGGCCCTGAAGATACCCCACCGGCTGATCTCCATCAACAGGCTGAACAAGGTGGCCGCCTCCCTGCCCGACATGGAGCGGCGGGACATTAGCCAGGAGCTGGCCTGCTTCAAGAGCCGCGGCGGTGCCGCAGGCAGAACCCGGACAAAGGCCGCCAGCAAGCAGCACCAGGAGAACACGCCCAAGTCCATCATCGATGTGCTCCACCTGCGCGTGACCAACGGCAGCAGCGCTGCCACCAGCATCGGCAAGGCCACGGTCTCCGTATCGGCTCCGGCCTCCACCAACCTGCAGCTGCACAGCGAGACCTCACAGACCTCCGCCTCGAACTCCCTGTacgagcagccgcagcagcagcagcagctgcagccggaGGCGCCACAGCCGCCGAGCAGCGCCGAGACGACGGGCTGCCTGGACGATCCCAGCAGGCGGCACTTTAGCATCTTCGACACCAAAGTGCTCCAGAGCAAGACCCGCACCGAGTCGAAGCTCCAGCAGCGGCGCGAGATCATACGCGAGATATTTGTGGGTCCGGAGCGACCCGCCTCGGCCCCGCCAGAGTGCGCCCAGGAGGCGGGCGGCGACcacgaggaggaggcggccaTTAGCTACCAGAAGTACGAGGAGTTTCTCGACCAAATGAACAGCATTATAAGCGCTAACGGCAACAAGCTTCTGGCCCGCAGGACCCTCATCGAggacaagcagcagcagccctccTCCGCCACGCAGTGTCCGCACAAGCGCAAGTACCTGCGGCGCAAGGGCAGCTCCGGCTTCGACTACATACGCAAGAAGAAGCGGCCGGCCACCAGTCAGCAGAGCCACAATCAGTCCTCCAGCCATGCCCCATCCAATCAGCATGTGCTCTCCGAGCACAATCAGAGCGCGGCCGACGAGCGACTGGACGACACGGACAGCACCATTGCGGGCAGCTCCCATCTGCCGGCGAAGGTCAAAACCGAGATGGATGTCCTGCGCGAGATCCAGAAGTGGGTGCTCAACAAGGGCGTGGGCCAGAGCACGATGCACAAGGCCGCCCGCCAGGGACTGATCGATGTGGTGGTCTACTGCCTGGATCGCATGCACATGAACCCCGACCAGAAGGACAACGCCGGCTACACGCCCCTGCACGAGGCGTGCACCCAGGGCTGGCTGGAGATCGCCCGCATCCTGCTCCAGTTCGGGGCCAATCACTCGGAGGCGGCCCAGTCGGGCATCCGTCCGCTCCACGGAGCCATCGAGAACGATCACGAGGAGGTGGTGCGACTGCTGCTCTCCTACGGAGCCGATCCGTTGCTGGCAACGTACTCAG GTCAAACTCCGCTGGCGTTAGCTTCAAGCAAGCTGATGAGTGGCATTCTGAGCGATCACCTCAGCGATGCACAAAGTGCCGCCGCTGACATTCATCCAATGCGATTCCAAGGACCATGGGACATATTTG ATGCTAAGGAATACGGTTATGATATATTCGATAATGTACCGAACACAGCTTGTGATAAGAGCCGAGCTCTACGTAGAGAAAGGAAAGAggtgaagcagcagcagcagcagcaacagaagttCTGCAGCAACGTAAATGGCAATGGAAGTGTACTTTTGCCAGCCaaaaaggaggagcagcaggaggagtcTGAGAAGAAGGTGGAGACAACGATTAAGCAGAATGGGGAGAAAAGTGCAACAAAGACTGGAATAAatgtagcagcagcaggagcaggagcagtagATGCAACAACCACCACTACTTCTGCGGCAACAGCAATATCAACAGCACGGATGATGGTGAAAATGGAGCCGGGAACCGAGGAGGACGAGCGTGTcgagcagcaggaggatagcaataacaataaaaacaacaacgaggCGGAGCTGAATGCAAATGTTGAGAATAATTTAGTAACAAGCGTTGTGACTGTGAAGAATGAAGTGAAGAAGGAACtggatgtggatatggatgATGTGGTAATGAATATCGATAGGGAACGAGAaagggaacgggaacgggaacgtgAACGAGAACGGAATAGACTTGATGACATGGATCTGGCGGAGAGCGAGACAATGGATGATAGTGAATTGAATGGtgatatttttgaatttgaagAGGCCGATGTGCCCCTGCCACCACTGTACTTGCTCAAAGACGAGGGCAGTGACAAATGGGTACTACTGAACGATTTGTGCAATTTACTTAAAGTTAAATCCAAGGATACGCTCCTCAACAAG CTCTGTCCgaataataacaacaacaacaacaacaatacgTTGGCCAACAGCCAGAAGCAGCTGCTGCGGGAGTTCAAGATCGATGATTTCCTGGAGAAGGCCACctgcctgcagctgctgtgcGCCGGCGAGAAGCTGAACATGTTCAGCTCCTCGAAGGTGGTGCTCATCAAATACAACGACAGTGTCAAGAGCTTGTTGGGCGTCAAgacaattttaatgaaattttaa